In Eucalyptus grandis isolate ANBG69807.140 chromosome 4, ASM1654582v1, whole genome shotgun sequence, the following proteins share a genomic window:
- the LOC104442016 gene encoding transcriptional regulator SUPERMAN produces the protein MVAQLKNFDAALQELEEKKKNEVDPSSSIGSWMWNPSAAQEDDDSWEVRAFAEDTSNIMGATWPPRSYTCSFCRREFRSAQALGGHMNVHRRDRAKLHQSQFRPLANQNSPFASCSSPSSSTLIFPNQEFGYPGGGLCFLYQLPHPTGIFDPVKANAACLESTPAVLSISPYPPSPSVNFPMQSQGNNSSHHYSSSEAHSSAVVGSYNCRNTSSKCEDPENEEELDLELRLGHK, from the coding sequence ATGGTTGCTCAACTGAAGAACTTCGATGCTGCGCTACAAGAattggaggagaagaagaagaacgaagtCGACCCTAGCTCGAGCATCGGTTCGTGGATGTGGAACCCTAGTGCCGCCCAGGAGGATGATGACTCGTGGGAGGTGAGAGCCTTCGCCGAAGACACTAGCAACATTATGGGCGCAACCTGGCCGCCGAGGTCCTACACTTGCTCTTTCTGTAGAAGGGAGTTCCGGTCCGCCCAAGCCCTCGGCGGCCACATGAATGTCCACCGCAGAGACCGTGCTAAGCTTCACCAATCACAATTCCGGCCGCTGGCGAACCAAAATTCTCCTTTCGCTTCTTGCTCTTCCCCGTCCTCCTCGACTCTGATATTCCCGAATCAAGAATTCGGGTACCCAGGTGGGGGATTATGTTTTCTTTACCAGCTGCCTCATCCTACTGGCATCTTCGACCCGGTAAAGGCGAATGCCGCGTGCCTCGAATCTACCCCCGCCGTTCTATCTATCTCGCCTTATCCGCCTTCTCCTTCGGTTAATTTTCCGATGCAGTCGCAAGGTAATAATTCTTCTCACCACTACTCGTCAAGCGAAGCCCATAGTTCGGCAGTCGTGGGCAGTTACAATTGCCGTAATACTAGTAGCAAGTGCGAGGATCCAGAAAACGAAGAAGAGCTGGATCTCGAGCTGCGGCTCGGGCACAAATGA